The Synechococcus sp. M16.1 genome includes the window CACGGGTCCAGCCCTCCGCCTCCAGGATCAGGCTGAGGGGGGCATCGTCAAAGGCCGTGAGCAGCCCGCGGGGGCGGCCGCGCTGAAGGATCCCGTTCAAAACCTGGGGAAGGGCCTGATCCAGCCGGGGATCCCAGGCAACGTCGCGCATCAGTTCCAGGAACCCGGCCTCTCCCGCATCGGGAAGGCGGATGCAGCCGGCCAACACAGCATCTCCAGCCATCAGCACGCCGCAGCCGGGGCCGTTGCGGTCCAGCAGATCCAGCCAATGGCGGTCGGTGATCTGACGCAGGTGGCTGTGGCTGCCCCCCTGCTCGATCGGCCAGAGCAATTGGGCGGTGCGGCGGTTCAAGGCCGCCCAGCGCAGACCCCCTGGCAACTGATCGGTGCCATGTGGATCAACCCCAGCCCCTGGTGGACACCAGCACTGGTACGGACGAAGCGGTTGAAAGCCCAGCTCCCGCAGCAGAGCAATGGCATCGGCATCGGTGGCCGGGCAGCGGATCACCCAGCTGCAGATCTGGGCCGTCCAGGACTGCAGAGCCTGCTGAAGCAGGGACTGCTGAATGGTGCGATGGCTGTAATCGTCCAGCGGGCCCAGCAGCTCCGGCAGATGAAGGATCCAGCAGCTGCCGCGGCGGTTGAACGGCCGGGCCACCACACTGGCCACCGGGCGATCCCCCGCGAGGGCCATCAGGCAACGGGGCGAGCGGCTGGGGAGCAGATCGGGAAAGCGTTGCTCGACCCTGGAGAGCCATTCACCGATCAGAAACCCCTGAAACCGTGAGAGCTGATCGATCGGCGCATCCTGAACCCACTGGGCCAGGTGGGCCGGATTGAGGGGCTCAATGCGGATGGAGGTGGTCTTGGGTTCTGTCACCGGACACCCTCCAACTCCAACTGCTCACAATGTATCGCTCATTCCAGGCCTGGCCGCACCAACACCAGGGGGGTGCGCTCATTGGCATTGCCGGCGGGATTGGGACGCAGGGCCCGGCCCAGCAAGCCCTCATCACAGCCGGGGCTGGAGGCCAGCACCTTCACTCGGCCAAGGTCGTTGACGTCAACGATGGCAACGTCGACCCCGAGTTCGGCAGAAGCATCACGACAGAACTGCTCAGCCCGGGATGGCCCCAGAACAATGGTCTGGTCATAGGGCGGTGTGGTGCCGGTGATGTCGTCGATCAAGCGAGCCTGATCACCGGCGAGGCGATAGAAGCCACCGGGGATGCCCACCAGCTTCATCAGCAGCCCCCCCAGCCAGGCGGCCAGCACCCGGGTGGGCCCCACCAGATCGATCAAGGTCTGCATCCCGCAGGCCGTGGCCAGGCTGCTGGTGGGGTGAAACACACGGCAGGCCAGGCGCGCCACCATGCCGGGCTCCACCTCACTGGGATGGCGGTAGCGACCCTGGATCACAGCCACGGGGGTCTCGCCGATGGTGAGGATGTCGCCGGGCTGCACCAGATCAGCGGCGTAGGTGCGCAGGACGTCGATGGCGTCGTCCAAGGGACCGAGCAGGTGGGTGCGCAGCGGCAAGACGCGGCAGCCTTCCCCCTGGCGGAAGTGGGCTTGATCGGGCTGCAGGGGTTGGGGACGGCTCAAGGGCACCAGCACGCCCTGACGGCGCTGCAGGCGACCGAAGGGTCCGTAATTCACCCAGTGGGCATCCACCCAGAGGCTGTCGACCCGAGCGGATGGGGTCGGGCCGGTGATCTCGATCGAGACCCGGGCACGCGTGGTTTTGCGTCCTTTGACGATGTAGGCCGCCCAGTAGCCGTCTGCGCGGGTCTCCTCGTCGGGATGGTCGGCAATGATCCGCGTTGTCACCTCCAGGCCGGCGGGATCAGAGGACCCCAGCAGCACGGGATCGACCCGCAGCTCCGGCACAAAAATCTCCATGCGGGGGTGGGGGTTGCTGATCTCCAGCACCCCCTCGATACGGAGCCGCCCGCCCAGATCATCAACCCGCCAGTCGCGAGGCGTCATCCGCAACGGTGAGGCGGGTCTGAGGCGATGGCGGAGCTCCAGCCAGGCCACAGCAAGTCCTAGGCCGAGCGGAGCAAGCAGCAGCGACACAGCGGATCCGGCTCAGCGACCGGGACAACTGGCCGGCAGCGTAGGCGCCATGGCGGTGGGCGTCTCAGTTGGCGGTGACTTCGATGTTCACTTCGTTGAAGCTGCCTTCCTGATCAATGCGTCCCAGATCCGGAGCGGGAAGACCGGTGGAGGCGCTGATGGCGTCGTTGATCGCCGCCAGGGGAACCTGACCGTTCTGATCAAGCACAACCCGGCCATCGGTGCCGATCACCACCACCTGCGGAATGGTTCCGGACCAATAGGTGGCTGGATCTCCGGCCCCCAGCGCTTCACGGCCCTGCAGCGGATCGGTGGAGAGGGGAAGCAGATCGATGCTGCGGCCCCACAGCCGTTGCAGTTCCGACACCACAGGAGCGAAGCGTTTGCTCACGGCGCTGTCATCCAGGTAGTAGACGATCACGGCCGTGCGTCCCTCAGCGAGGGACTCCTCCAGGGTGCTGGCGGGGGGAACCAACGAGCCATTGCCGGCGTAGAGGGCATAGATGTTGCCGTCGTAGCTGTCGCTGTTCAACACAGCGGCGGCTGGTGCGACATGGAGCAGCAGCGCGATCGAAACGGTGATCAGACAGCGCACCAAAGCAAGCATCAAGCCGAAGCAGCGGATCGCCATTGTGGACCCAGGGGCCTAACCGCGGCCGAAGCTGCGTCCCATGCCCTGGGCAATGCCCCGCCCCACCAGACCGATAGCGCGCCCCAGCACCTGGGTGAGCAGGATCACGGCAAGGTCGCCGATGCGGCGCACCAGGGCCTGCACCTGGGGTGCGATGGCATCCCGGGCTTCCAGGAGCAAGGCCACCTGCCGCTGCCACCAACCCAGCTGATTGAGCTCCTTGTCGCGGGGCTCCGTCAGCAGCAGCGGTTCGATGCGACCGGAGCGCAACTGAAACAGGGTGCGCTGGCTTTCGTAGAGCTGAATGGGGCGCTCCACCCAATCCGCCCAACGCAGCTGGGTGTTCAAGCGGTTCCTGAGCCGGTCGAGTTCCCGGGTGGCCAGGAGGGGGTCCCGCAGCAGGTAACGGCGCAGCTCCGGCCAGTCACCACAGGCATCGAGCAATTCGGCACCAATCAGTTCCGCCGTCCTCACCAGCCAATTGCTCACCAGGGTTTCCAGTTGCAGGAAGGCCCTGGGGTCATCGGCCGGCAGCAGCAGGCCGTTCACCAGCATCGGTTGATCGGCCACCAGCGGCGCCAGCATTCCGGTTGGATCGGGCAGCTCGCCGTCGGCGCCGGTGAGATCAGCGCGGCTGAGCAGCGAAGCCACCACCGGCTGCAGCTCGCCGTCGCAGGGGATCTGGACGTAACTGCCGGCCAGGGCGGTGAGGGCCTGCTGGCGCAACTCGGGCTGCAACGAATCCCAGACCTGAGCGATCGCCGTGGCGTCCTGGCGGCTGCGCAGGCGCTGCAAGACCTGATCAAGCTGTTGCAACAGGGCCAGCAGCAACTCCCGGCGACGATCCGGGTGCAGGCCCTCAATTGCCAGCAAACGGCCGGTGGAATTGGTCAATCCAGCCTGAACCGATGCATCGATGCGGTCGCGGATGGCATCCCAAACAGCAACGGCATTGCGTTCGCGCAGGCTGATCGCCGTGGTGGTGGGTGATCCATCGCTGGAGACGGAGGGGCCCAGGGGTTCTGCATGCTCGAGGCCCATCTGCAGTGGCCCCCATAGCCAAAGCAGCAAGCCCTTGGCGAAGCGCAATTCACGGCGGCGCCCCTGCAGCAGCAGGAACAGCAACGGCTGCTCCGGGGGTGGATTGAGCAGGGCCTCCACCCGTTGCAGGTCCCGGCTCACCTGCTGCAGGCCACTCACCAGCAGCCACTGGCCCAGGCCCATGGTCTGCTGCTGGCTTGGCGTCTCCGGCGCAGCCTCCAGGCGAATGTCCCGTCCGCCCTGCAACAGGGTTTCGATGGCGTTCTGCAGGCCCTGGGCATCGACGTTCTGCAGCAGGCCGGCCGCGGGCAGCTCCAGCAGCTGCTCCCGAGACAGGCGTAACTCGCTGGGCAGCAGCAGCAGCACCGGGGCGGGCTGCCAGCGCTCCTGCAGAGCGAACAGCTCCTGCTGAAGCGACGCCAATGAGGCCACGCTGTCGATCGACCAGATCACCAACGCCGGGGCACCCGTCAGGCGCTCAGGGCGAAGCACCACCTCCCAATCGTCCCGGGAGGAGGTGAGTTTCAGCGCCAGCGACTCCCCGAGCAAATCCGGAGCGAGTAGCAACATCCGCACCGGCGAAGGGGAGACCAAGGATTGAACCCGAAACAGTTGGGCTCAAGGTAACGAGCTTCTGCTCAGTTCTCCAGGGTGCGCCGACCGTTCAATTGCAGGGTGTACGACTCAATGCGAAAGCCGGTGCGCTGTTCGATCTGACGCAACAGGTCGTCGGGAAGAACAACGTCGATGTCTTCGATCGAACCGCTGTCCATACAGGTGAGATGGCTGTGGGGATCACTGCGGTAGCCGTAGAGGCGACCACTGGCGCGGTCGAGACACTCGATCACCCCAGCCGACTGCAGGGCTTCGAGGTTCTGATACACCGAGGTGTGGCCGATGCTGCGGCCCCTCAAATTCAGCCGTTCGAAGATGTCGCGGGCGCTGAGGTGGCTCTTCTCGCTCCAGAGCAGGTCGAGCACCATGCGCCGCTGACGGCTGAGGCGCATCCCCAACCGCCGGCACTGCTCAAACACCTCCTGCAAGCTGCCCGCGGGGGACGGCGTGCTGCTCTTGCCAGCGGCTGCACTTACCACAGAAGGTGCCTGCTTCTTCAACCATAAGGCCCTAGGCCAGCTCAGGCGATGTCTGCCGCCACGGCGGTGACGTCTTGAAGCCTTGCCTCACCCAACGCGGCGATGGCCTCCGCCAGGTCGACACGGCCGTCGTAGAGGGCTCGGCCAACGATCACCCCCGTCACACCAAGGGGCTCCAGGGGCAGGAGCGAGAGGAGGTCGGCCATGCAGCCGATGCCACCGGAGGCGATCACCGGAACGGCGCTGCACTGCGCCATGGTTCGCAGGGCCTCAAGGTTGGGGCCGGCGAGGGTGCCATCGGTGGCGATGTCGGTGGTGATGATCGCCGCGATGCCGGCGGCACTGAACTGCTTGGCCAGATCGGTGGCCAGAACATCGCTCTGCTCGATCCAGCCCCGGGTGGCCACCCGGCCATCGTTGGCATCAATGCCCACCACGATGCGGCCGGGATGGCGTTGGGCCAACTCCTGAACCAACTCCGGCTGTTCAATCGCCACCGTGCCGAGGATGACCCGATCCAGGCCACAGGCGATCAATTCTTCG containing:
- a CDS encoding F420-0:Gamma-glutamyl ligase encodes the protein MSLLLAPLGLGLAVAWLELRHRLRPASPLRMTPRDWRVDDLGGRLRIEGVLEISNPHPRMEIFVPELRVDPVLLGSSDPAGLEVTTRIIADHPDEETRADGYWAAYIVKGRKTTRARVSIEITGPTPSARVDSLWVDAHWVNYGPFGRLQRRQGVLVPLSRPQPLQPDQAHFRQGEGCRVLPLRTHLLGPLDDAIDVLRTYAADLVQPGDILTIGETPVAVIQGRYRHPSEVEPGMVARLACRVFHPTSSLATACGMQTLIDLVGPTRVLAAWLGGLLMKLVGIPGGFYRLAGDQARLIDDITGTTPPYDQTIVLGPSRAEQFCRDASAELGVDVAIVDVNDLGRVKVLASSPGCDEGLLGRALRPNPAGNANERTPLVLVRPGLE
- a CDS encoding thylakoid membrane photosystem I accumulation factor: MAIRCFGLMLALVRCLITVSIALLLHVAPAAAVLNSDSYDGNIYALYAGNGSLVPPASTLEESLAEGRTAVIVYYLDDSAVSKRFAPVVSELQRLWGRSIDLLPLSTDPLQGREALGAGDPATYWSGTIPQVVVIGTDGRVVLDQNGQVPLAAINDAISASTGLPAPDLGRIDQEGSFNEVNIEVTAN
- a CDS encoding DUF3685 domain-containing protein — protein: MLLLAPDLLGESLALKLTSSRDDWEVVLRPERLTGAPALVIWSIDSVASLASLQQELFALQERWQPAPVLLLLPSELRLSREQLLELPAAGLLQNVDAQGLQNAIETLLQGGRDIRLEAAPETPSQQQTMGLGQWLLVSGLQQVSRDLQRVEALLNPPPEQPLLFLLLQGRRRELRFAKGLLLWLWGPLQMGLEHAEPLGPSVSSDGSPTTTAISLRERNAVAVWDAIRDRIDASVQAGLTNSTGRLLAIEGLHPDRRRELLLALLQQLDQVLQRLRSRQDATAIAQVWDSLQPELRQQALTALAGSYVQIPCDGELQPVVASLLSRADLTGADGELPDPTGMLAPLVADQPMLVNGLLLPADDPRAFLQLETLVSNWLVRTAELIGAELLDACGDWPELRRYLLRDPLLATRELDRLRNRLNTQLRWADWVERPIQLYESQRTLFQLRSGRIEPLLLTEPRDKELNQLGWWQRQVALLLEARDAIAPQVQALVRRIGDLAVILLTQVLGRAIGLVGRGIAQGMGRSFGRG
- a CDS encoding Fur family transcriptional regulator; the protein is MRLSRQRRMVLDLLWSEKSHLSARDIFERLNLRGRSIGHTSVYQNLEALQSAGVIECLDRASGRLYGYRSDPHSHLTCMDSGSIEDIDVVLPDDLLRQIEQRTGFRIESYTLQLNGRRTLEN
- the hisA gene encoding 1-(5-phosphoribosyl)-5-[(5-phosphoribosylamino)methylideneamino]imidazole-4-carboxamide isomerase, which translates into the protein MEIIPAIDLLDGACVRLHQGDYDQVTRFSEDPVAQALSWQSQGATRLHLVDLDGAKRGEPINDAAVRAITAALDIPVQLGGGVRSLERAEELIACGLDRVILGTVAIEQPELVQELAQRHPGRIVVGIDANDGRVATRGWIEQSDVLATDLAKQFSAAGIAAIITTDIATDGTLAGPNLEALRTMAQCSAVPVIASGGIGCMADLLSLLPLEPLGVTGVIVGRALYDGRVDLAEAIAALGEARLQDVTAVAADIA